In Pelosinus sp. UFO1, one genomic interval encodes:
- a CDS encoding 4Fe-4S dicluster domain-containing protein: MLKETEVVKIRRKVLSEIAKLTFAGELDKHNIVDILDGIVTEDGPRYRCCVHKERAIVKDRVKFIMAQPLDIGITEAATNALNGQIADMPILNIMPEACDQCPIDTFFITNACRNCVAHNCIASCPKRAITVVQNQAYIDKTRCVECGLCKKSCMYGAIVEITRPCERACDIGAIKADKERRAVIDYDKCVQCGGCKVACPFGAITEQSFIVQLIQQMKANKRVYAILAPAFISQFGMKVKPIQVINALKKIGFYDVQEVSFGADIVTLEEAKEFAGTVPEKQAFMTTSCCPAFVGMVNNHLPQLKEYISTTVSPMVASGKVIKEADPEAVVVFIGPCVAKKMEARQYPDIIDFVLTFEETEALFAGYGISPADMIETEFATTASRDGNAFARAGGVVQAVIDAAEKLAPDLQVKPHRAEGLQNCKVALLQMKAGKIDANFFEGMACNGGCVGGPGILIDTRVSTKAVDNFAASSSMVNAVENQKAIDDSKKDIHWHKK; encoded by the coding sequence ATGTTAAAAGAAACTGAAGTCGTAAAAATAAGACGTAAAGTATTATCGGAAATTGCTAAACTCACATTTGCTGGGGAATTAGATAAACATAATATTGTAGATATTTTAGACGGTATTGTTACTGAGGATGGTCCAAGATATCGTTGTTGTGTTCATAAAGAACGTGCAATCGTTAAGGATCGTGTAAAGTTTATTATGGCGCAACCACTTGATATTGGAATTACTGAAGCTGCTACAAATGCTCTAAATGGTCAAATTGCAGATATGCCAATCCTCAATATTATGCCGGAAGCTTGTGATCAATGCCCTATTGATACTTTTTTTATAACAAATGCCTGTCGTAATTGCGTTGCTCATAACTGCATCGCAAGTTGTCCCAAAAGGGCTATTACAGTTGTGCAAAATCAAGCATATATTGATAAAACAAGATGCGTAGAGTGTGGTTTATGCAAGAAATCTTGCATGTATGGGGCCATTGTTGAAATTACACGTCCTTGCGAAAGGGCATGTGATATTGGAGCCATTAAAGCAGATAAAGAACGCAGAGCAGTCATTGATTATGATAAATGTGTTCAATGTGGCGGATGTAAAGTTGCATGTCCTTTTGGTGCGATTACGGAGCAAAGTTTTATTGTTCAATTAATTCAGCAAATGAAAGCGAATAAGCGAGTATATGCTATCTTGGCACCTGCTTTCATTAGTCAATTTGGCATGAAAGTTAAACCAATTCAAGTAATAAATGCATTAAAAAAGATCGGTTTTTATGATGTTCAGGAAGTTTCTTTTGGTGCAGATATTGTCACCTTAGAGGAGGCAAAAGAATTTGCGGGCACAGTGCCAGAAAAACAAGCATTCATGACAACATCTTGTTGTCCAGCATTTGTCGGTATGGTTAATAACCATTTACCACAGCTTAAGGAGTATATATCAACAACCGTATCGCCAATGGTCGCTTCTGGTAAGGTAATCAAGGAAGCTGATCCTGAAGCAGTTGTTGTATTTATAGGACCATGTGTTGCTAAAAAAATGGAAGCTCGGCAATATCCTGATATTATTGATTTTGTTCTTACTTTTGAAGAAACAGAAGCTTTATTTGCTGGTTATGGTATTTCACCTGCTGACATGATTGAAACTGAGTTTGCAACAACGGCTTCTCGCGATGGCAATGCGTTTGCAAGAGCTGGAGGCGTGGTACAGGCTGTAATTGACGCGGCAGAAAAACTAGCTCCTGATTTACAGGTAAAGCCTCATAGAGCAGAAGGATTGCAAAATTGTAAAGTAGCCTTATTGCAGATGAAAGCTGGCAAGATCGATGCTAACTTTTTTGAGGGGATGGCGTGTAATGGTGGATGTGTTGGTGGGCCAGGAATTTTAATTGATACGCGTGTTAGTACAAAAGCGGTTGATAATTTTGCTGCGTCATCAAGTATGGTTAATGCAGTAGAAAATCAAAAAGCAATTGATGATAGTAAAAAGGATATACATTGGCATAAAAAGTAA
- a CDS encoding YebC/PmpR family DNA-binding transcriptional regulator, translating into MSGHSKWANIKHKKGKMDAIRGKVTTKIGRELTVAARLGGADPTGNMRLKLALQKAKENNIPKDNIQRAIQKGLGSLDGSNYEELVYEGYGPAGVAVMVEVMTDNRNRTAADVRHLFSKYGGNLGESGCVSWMFNKKGLFVVEKETGVDEEELMMLSLEAGADDFKVEENEFEITIAPTLFYQLQEILEKNNIKVSVAEVTMIPETTMALTGDDATKMMKLMDALEDHDDVQEVYANFDIPEDLM; encoded by the coding sequence ATGTCAGGACACTCAAAATGGGCTAATATTAAACATAAAAAAGGTAAAATGGATGCAATACGTGGTAAAGTTACTACTAAAATTGGCCGGGAGCTTACTGTAGCAGCACGCTTGGGTGGAGCTGATCCTACGGGTAATATGCGGTTGAAATTAGCTTTACAAAAAGCGAAAGAAAATAATATTCCAAAGGATAATATTCAACGTGCGATTCAAAAGGGGTTGGGCTCTTTAGATGGAAGTAATTATGAGGAGCTAGTTTATGAAGGATACGGTCCCGCTGGTGTTGCTGTAATGGTAGAAGTTATGACGGATAATCGTAACCGAACAGCCGCAGATGTTCGCCATTTATTTTCAAAATATGGCGGTAACTTAGGGGAATCTGGTTGTGTTTCTTGGATGTTTAATAAAAAAGGATTATTTGTCGTTGAAAAAGAAACAGGCGTTGATGAAGAAGAACTGATGATGCTATCACTTGAAGCTGGTGCAGATGATTTTAAAGTTGAAGAAAATGAATTTGAGATTACAATTGCTCCAACTCTTTTTTATCAACTTCAAGAAATTCTTGAGAAGAATAATATAAAGGTATCAGTTGCTGAAGTAACGATGATACCTGAGACTACCATGGCATTGACTGGTGATGATGCCACTAAGATGATGAAATTAATGGATGCACTGGAAGATCATGATGATGTACAAGAAGTATATGCAAATTTTGACATTCCAGAGGATTTAATGTAA
- a CDS encoding BofC C-terminal domain-containing protein — MLSFKKFNKRYALLFAGLLLAIGISVYYVSYLSFLDKDNLIIPQETEVSKQDSKIKISADTDIVQKITYLKCNDEEILQTKPTENLVGLNIYQLKKVYQGWEIDKFDTNEVNMTLKVDSYCREHANNVFIGVHDGHVAVFYGKPGYKPIVKETTSIQVNKLMPQDVEDLQHGMVVQSKEELLRTLEGMQSR, encoded by the coding sequence TTGCTATCATTTAAGAAGTTTAATAAAAGGTATGCCTTACTATTTGCGGGTTTACTCCTAGCAATAGGAATATCAGTATATTATGTTAGTTACTTGTCTTTTTTGGATAAGGACAATCTAATTATCCCTCAAGAAACTGAGGTTAGTAAACAAGATAGTAAAATCAAAATAAGCGCTGATACAGATATAGTGCAAAAAATTACTTATCTAAAATGTAATGATGAGGAAATTTTGCAAACCAAACCTACTGAAAATCTAGTGGGACTAAATATCTATCAATTAAAGAAGGTTTATCAAGGGTGGGAAATTGATAAATTTGATACGAATGAAGTAAATATGACACTTAAGGTTGACAGCTATTGCCGTGAACATGCGAATAACGTTTTTATTGGTGTACATGATGGACATGTAGCTGTTTTTTATGGAAAACCGGGTTACAAACCGATTGTCAAAGAAACTACTTCCATCCAGGTTAATAAGCTAATGCCGCAAGATGTTGAGGATTTGCAACATGGTATGGTTGTTCAATCGAAAGAGGAATTATTGCGAACTTTGGAAGGAATGCAGTCAAGATGA
- the ruvC gene encoding crossover junction endodeoxyribonuclease RuvC — MLALGIDPGTAICGYGVVSLEGSHLKALDYGAIETSSKLSVEQRLVIIHREIDALIKKYKPDVMGVEMLFFNKNVRTAMTVAQARGVILLAAAQNAVKLVEFTPLQVKQAVVGYGKAEKEQVIYMTQRLLNLPSKPHPDDVADALAVAICTTHCSNMRQELVCSNVLDQSKRTSRAFLKSRLGIKSNAENKVWGNKI, encoded by the coding sequence ATGTTAGCGTTAGGAATTGATCCAGGTACGGCGATTTGTGGTTATGGAGTAGTAAGTTTAGAAGGAAGTCATCTTAAGGCATTGGATTATGGAGCTATTGAGACAAGTTCTAAGCTTAGTGTAGAGCAACGCTTAGTGATTATTCATCGTGAAATTGATGCACTTATAAAGAAATATAAGCCTGATGTAATGGGTGTTGAAATGCTTTTTTTCAATAAAAATGTACGAACTGCGATGACGGTTGCACAAGCTCGAGGTGTTATTTTACTTGCGGCGGCTCAAAATGCTGTTAAGTTGGTGGAATTTACGCCTTTACAAGTAAAACAGGCAGTTGTCGGGTATGGAAAAGCTGAGAAAGAACAGGTAATCTATATGACTCAACGGTTATTAAACTTGCCTTCTAAACCACATCCTGATGATGTGGCAGATGCTTTAGCAGTTGCGATTTGTACAACACACTGTAGTAATATGAGGCAGGAATTAGTTTGTAGTAATGTACTAGACCAAAGCAAACGAACTAGTCGTGCATTTTTGAAATCAAGATTAGGTATAAAATCAAACGCAGAAAATAAAGTATGGGGAAATAAAATATGA
- the ruvA gene encoding Holliday junction branch migration protein RuvA, whose translation MIGYVRGTVSHLAIDHCFVDVQGIGYRIFIAQSTRQKISVGAVVSLFTYMYVREDALLLYGFYTQDEYNLFLQLMSITGIGPKVAMGILSAIDPQQFRIAISQKNIGILTKLPGIGKKTAERIILELKDKIGIITEEDLIEEHVSSATALPSDAIDEVLQALLALGYSQGEILPIIKKIGKKGQSVEELLKLALREFMGGNR comes from the coding sequence ATGATTGGGTATGTACGTGGGACAGTATCACATTTAGCAATAGACCATTGTTTCGTTGATGTCCAAGGCATTGGGTATCGGATTTTTATAGCACAGTCTACTCGTCAGAAAATTTCCGTTGGTGCAGTAGTTTCTTTGTTTACTTATATGTACGTGAGGGAAGATGCTTTACTATTGTATGGATTTTATACGCAAGATGAATATAATTTATTTTTACAATTGATGTCAATCACAGGGATTGGCCCCAAAGTTGCTATGGGAATTTTATCTGCAATTGATCCACAGCAGTTCCGTATAGCGATTAGTCAAAAGAATATTGGGATATTAACAAAACTTCCTGGTATCGGTAAAAAGACAGCAGAAAGAATAATTCTCGAACTAAAAGATAAGATTGGTATTATTACTGAGGAGGATCTTATTGAAGAGCATGTTTCTAGTGCAACCGCCTTGCCAAGTGATGCTATTGATGAGGTTCTGCAGGCACTATTAGCTTTGGGATATAGTCAGGGGGAAATACTGCCTATTATCAAGAAGATCGGGAAAAAAGGACAATCTGTAGAAGAGTTGTTAAAATTGGCACTAAGGGAATTCATGGGAGGTAATCGGTAA
- the ruvB gene encoding Holliday junction branch migration DNA helicase RuvB, which translates to MEERIVAGSEQDSDTWEYSLRPRRLNEYIGQDKVKNNLSIFVQAALSREEALDHVLLYGPPGLGKTTLAGIIANELGVNFRVTSGPAIERAGDLAALLTNLGENDVLFIDEIHRLSRHVEEILYSAMEDYALDIIIGKGPSARSIRLDLAPFTLIGATTRAGALASPLRDRFGVICRLEYYTTEDLKYIVNRTAEVLNVEIEDGGALEIAKRSRGTPRIANRLLKRVRDYAQIAGNGIITDITADKALAMLEVDKCGLDKTDRNMLLAIIQNFKGGPVGLDTLAAIISEENETIEDVYEPFLLQMGFLQRTPRGRVATQKAYEHLGILYKVDEQGNLL; encoded by the coding sequence GTGGAGGAACGAATTGTCGCCGGCAGTGAACAAGATAGTGATACGTGGGAGTATAGCTTAAGACCACGTCGTCTAAATGAATACATAGGGCAGGATAAAGTTAAAAATAATCTTTCGATATTTGTTCAGGCAGCTCTTTCTCGTGAAGAAGCTTTAGATCATGTATTACTTTATGGACCTCCAGGTCTAGGAAAAACGACATTAGCAGGTATTATTGCGAATGAGTTAGGTGTTAACTTTCGAGTGACATCGGGCCCCGCTATTGAACGAGCAGGAGATTTAGCAGCTTTGCTCACTAATTTAGGGGAAAATGATGTATTGTTTATTGATGAAATTCATCGTCTTTCAAGACATGTTGAAGAGATCTTGTACTCTGCCATGGAAGACTATGCCTTAGATATTATTATTGGAAAAGGTCCTAGTGCAAGATCGATCCGACTAGACTTGGCACCATTTACCTTAATAGGAGCTACAACTAGGGCAGGAGCACTGGCTTCGCCTCTGAGGGATAGATTTGGTGTAATTTGCCGTCTAGAATACTATACCACTGAAGATTTAAAGTATATTGTAAATCGAACGGCAGAAGTATTGAATGTTGAGATTGAAGATGGTGGGGCTCTTGAAATTGCAAAAAGATCGCGGGGAACACCTCGAATCGCGAACCGTTTATTAAAAAGAGTAAGGGATTATGCACAAATTGCTGGTAATGGTATTATTACTGATATTACAGCTGATAAGGCGCTTGCTATGTTAGAAGTAGATAAATGCGGTCTTGATAAGACAGACCGTAATATGCTGTTAGCCATAATACAAAACTTTAAAGGTGGACCTGTAGGTCTTGATACCTTAGCAGCTATTATTAGTGAAGAGAACGAAACTATTGAAGATGTGTATGAACCTTTTTTATTGCAAATGGGATTTTTACAGCGTACTCCTCGGGGGAGAGTAGCCACACAAAAAGCCTATGAACATCTAGGTATTTTATACAAGGTGGACGAGCAAGGTAATTTATTATAA
- a CDS encoding SpoIID/LytB domain-containing protein: MNYKFSTILVTLLLTMTFFMMPMYGYASENNIRVGIWSSQRNLLISADVGFEVMNADNGQSLGKFAMNEKAVIAFKENEIILNGKRVDATNLSIMKIINDKEHSIEVNKKKYRGTIDIHITNGNTGLTVVNTLPIEQYLYGVIAKEISPNWPMEAIKAQAVAARTYALYNMNKHQRDGYDVCATTDCQVYGGKDSEAPTGIKAVDATTGQVILYKGNPIAAFFHSSSGGYTENSENVWGTYLPYLRGVVDYDQKSPQYSWEKQLTPNELEETISRSGYNIGKIKAIGISPFTNQPMKIKDRGVSGRVKVIEVIGTTGSIELTGEKLRKILSLNSTLFDIHLMVPVQKSIEFQIADNVGNQSSKKVEINLPPTNEKGYVTDKEDLRRISGNPNETIVITGFGWGHGIGLSQWGAKAMAEKGPQQDATYFKEILKHYYQDVEIKKVF, encoded by the coding sequence TTGAATTACAAATTCTCTACTATTTTAGTGACACTGCTATTAACAATGACTTTTTTTATGATGCCTATGTATGGCTACGCCTCAGAAAATAATATTCGGGTCGGAATTTGGTCAAGCCAACGTAATTTATTAATTTCAGCCGATGTTGGTTTTGAAGTAATGAATGCGGATAACGGTCAATCATTAGGGAAATTTGCAATGAATGAAAAAGCAGTGATTGCATTTAAAGAAAATGAAATTATACTGAATGGCAAACGTGTAGATGCTACTAACTTAAGCATTATGAAAATTATAAATGATAAAGAGCACTCAATTGAGGTAAATAAAAAGAAGTATCGTGGTACTATTGATATTCATATTACAAATGGTAATACTGGATTGACAGTTGTAAACACATTGCCGATTGAACAATATCTATATGGTGTTATTGCTAAAGAAATTTCCCCCAATTGGCCTATGGAGGCTATTAAGGCACAGGCGGTTGCAGCTCGTACTTATGCTTTATACAATATGAATAAACATCAACGCGATGGTTATGATGTTTGTGCTACCACTGACTGTCAAGTTTATGGTGGGAAAGATAGTGAAGCTCCAACGGGAATTAAAGCTGTTGATGCAACCACTGGACAAGTCATTTTGTACAAGGGGAATCCTATTGCTGCTTTTTTTCACAGCAGCTCAGGTGGATATACGGAGAATAGTGAAAATGTTTGGGGGACCTATCTGCCTTATTTACGCGGAGTGGTTGATTATGACCAAAAGTCTCCTCAATATAGTTGGGAAAAGCAACTGACTCCTAATGAATTAGAAGAAACAATTTCTAGAAGCGGGTACAATATCGGGAAGATAAAAGCGATTGGAATTTCACCTTTTACTAATCAACCTATGAAGATAAAAGATCGTGGTGTGTCCGGGAGAGTAAAAGTTATAGAAGTTATTGGAACTACAGGGAGTATTGAGTTAACCGGTGAAAAACTACGAAAAATATTATCTTTAAACAGTACTCTGTTTGATATTCATCTTATGGTACCTGTTCAGAAAAGTATAGAATTTCAAATTGCTGATAACGTAGGTAATCAAAGTAGCAAAAAGGTAGAAATAAACTTACCACCAACAAATGAGAAAGGTTACGTTACAGATAAAGAAGATCTACGTCGCATTAGTGGGAATCCTAATGAAACAATTGTTATTACTGGTTTTGGCTGGGGGCATGGAATTGGTTTATCCCAATGGGGAGCTAAAGCAATGGCTGAGAAAGGTCCCCAACAAGATGCTACATATTTTAAAGAGATCTTGAAACACTATTATCAGGACGTTGAGATAAAAAAAGTATTCTAA
- the queA gene encoding tRNA preQ1(34) S-adenosylmethionine ribosyltransferase-isomerase QueA, giving the protein MLLSEFDYFLPEELIAQHPCEPRDHSRLLVLEKNTGAISHQHFFDLPQYLKAGDTLVFNDTKVIPARLIGTKAETGGKVEIFLLNNKSGNEWEALVKPGKKARPGAIIIFSDSLSCEILESTDFGGRVVRFIFKGIFEEILDELGQTPLPPYITEQLADKERYQTVYARERGSAAAPTAGLHFTTELMKRIEDLGVQLAFVTLHVGLGTFRPVNTDDITNHVMHREYYSVSPEAAQLINNTKKQGGRVIAVGTTAIRTLETATENGILEAKSGWTEIFIYPGYSFKMVDAAVTNFHLPKSTLLMLISALAGKKNVFNAYKEAVDQRYKFFSFGDAMLII; this is encoded by the coding sequence ATGTTGTTATCAGAGTTTGATTATTTTTTACCAGAGGAATTAATTGCTCAACATCCTTGTGAGCCGCGTGATCATTCACGCCTATTAGTTTTAGAAAAAAATACAGGTGCTATATCACATCAGCACTTTTTTGATTTACCTCAATATTTGAAAGCTGGTGATACTTTAGTTTTTAATGATACAAAAGTAATTCCAGCAAGATTGATTGGTACGAAGGCGGAAACAGGTGGAAAGGTAGAGATCTTTTTACTAAATAATAAATCGGGAAATGAATGGGAGGCCTTGGTTAAACCAGGTAAGAAGGCCAGACCTGGTGCCATCATTATATTTAGTGATTCATTATCATGTGAAATATTGGAATCTACTGATTTTGGAGGACGTGTTGTCCGTTTTATTTTTAAAGGTATATTTGAAGAAATATTGGATGAATTGGGACAAACCCCCCTGCCTCCATATATTACAGAGCAACTAGCAGATAAAGAAAGGTATCAAACTGTTTATGCACGTGAGCGGGGTTCAGCAGCTGCGCCTACAGCTGGCTTGCATTTTACTACTGAGCTAATGAAGCGTATAGAAGATTTGGGAGTACAGTTAGCCTTTGTTACTTTGCATGTAGGTTTAGGTACTTTTCGGCCAGTAAATACGGATGATATCACAAATCATGTTATGCATAGAGAATATTATTCTGTATCACCTGAAGCAGCTCAGCTTATTAATAATACTAAGAAGCAGGGGGGAAGAGTTATAGCTGTAGGTACTACGGCTATTAGAACGTTGGAAACTGCTACAGAGAATGGTATTTTAGAAGCGAAAAGTGGTTGGACAGAAATATTTATTTATCCAGGGTATAGCTTTAAGATGGTAGATGCGGCAGTGACAAACTTTCATTTGCCAAAGTCTACTTTATTGATGTTAATTAGTGCCTTAGCTGGAAAGAAAAATGTTTTTAATGCTTACAAAGAAGCTGTTGACCAAAGATATAAGTTCTTTAGTTTTGGGGATGCCATGCTAATTATATGA
- the tgt gene encoding tRNA guanosine(34) transglycosylase Tgt, with amino-acid sequence MSVTYELVKKCSKTGARAGRLHTPHGTFDTPIFMPVGTQATVKAISPEELKDMGAGIILSNTYHLYLRPGHELVKEAGGLHKFMNWDRGILTDSGGFQVFSLGDLRKITEEGVTFRSHIDGSKHFLSPEKATEIQMALGSDIIMAFDECVPYPADHDYARKSTERTTRWAERCKEAHKRTDQALFGIVQGGMYKDLRTMSAKDLVSLDFPGYAVGGLSVGEPKPLMYEMLEHTVPLLPEGKPRYLMGVGTPDCLVEGVMHGIDMFDCVFPTRVARNGTVMTSWGRLVVKNAEYAKDFRPLDEKCGCYTCQNFSRAYIRHLFKTDEIFGLRLTTIHNLHFLLQFMKEMRKAIIEDNFVEFREEFLAQYNLR; translated from the coding sequence ATGTCAGTTACTTATGAATTAGTTAAAAAATGTTCGAAAACAGGGGCGCGAGCGGGACGATTACATACGCCGCATGGTACCTTTGATACACCTATATTTATGCCTGTAGGTACACAAGCAACTGTTAAAGCAATATCTCCTGAAGAGCTTAAGGATATGGGAGCTGGGATTATTTTAAGTAATACCTACCACTTGTACCTGCGACCAGGTCATGAATTAGTTAAAGAAGCTGGTGGTCTGCATAAATTTATGAACTGGGATAGAGGAATTCTTACTGATAGTGGGGGATTCCAAGTCTTCAGTTTAGGTGACCTACGCAAAATAACTGAGGAGGGAGTTACTTTTCGTTCTCACATTGACGGGTCAAAACATTTTCTTTCGCCTGAAAAAGCGACTGAAATACAAATGGCATTGGGTTCAGATATTATTATGGCTTTTGATGAATGCGTACCTTATCCTGCTGATCATGATTATGCACGAAAGTCTACGGAACGAACTACTCGTTGGGCCGAGCGTTGTAAAGAGGCCCATAAAAGAACCGATCAAGCATTGTTCGGAATTGTGCAAGGCGGCATGTATAAAGATTTAAGAACTATGAGTGCCAAAGATTTAGTTTCTTTAGATTTTCCTGGTTATGCAGTCGGTGGTTTGAGTGTTGGCGAACCTAAACCATTAATGTATGAAATGTTAGAACATACTGTACCCTTGTTACCAGAAGGGAAACCACGTTATTTAATGGGAGTCGGTACCCCAGACTGTTTAGTAGAAGGCGTTATGCATGGTATTGATATGTTTGATTGTGTTTTTCCAACGCGTGTGGCTCGCAATGGTACTGTTATGACTAGTTGGGGACGACTTGTTGTTAAAAATGCAGAATATGCGAAAGACTTTAGGCCTCTTGATGAAAAATGCGGATGTTATACTTGTCAAAATTTTTCAAGAGCTTATATTCGTCATTTATTTAAAACCGATGAGATATTTGGATTGCGCTTAACTACAATACATAACCTACATTTTCTATTGCAGTTCATGAAAGAAATGCGTAAAGCAATTATAGAAGATAATTTTGTTGAATTTCGGGAAGAGTTTTTAGCACAATATAACTTACGCTAA
- the yajC gene encoding preprotein translocase subunit YajC, whose protein sequence is MPEISQEMMQTLAAYGPIVLMALVFYFILYRPQKKEQQRRADMLSNLKKGDRVIAAGGMFGTITALDAKKVTLKVSDKIEIDFLRTSIQSYQNDPKNA, encoded by the coding sequence ATGCCAGAAATTTCACAAGAAATGATGCAGACACTAGCGGCTTATGGGCCGATTGTTCTGATGGCCTTAGTTTTTTATTTTATATTGTATCGTCCACAGAAGAAAGAACAACAACGTCGTGCTGATATGCTAAGTAATCTAAAAAAAGGCGATCGTGTAATTGCCGCAGGTGGTATGTTTGGTACAATTACAGCATTGGATGCTAAAAAAGTTACATTAAAAGTATCAGATAAAATTGAAATAGATTTCTTACGTACTTCTATTCAATCTTACCAAAATGATCCTAAAAATGCATAA
- a CDS encoding 5-formyltetrahydrofolate cyclo-ligase produces the protein MKECNNEKEKLRAKLLLKRSNLDKDVIAAQSDNMAKQLLVWPYYQQAQVIMVFLSMADEPQMLKVIEDAWLQGKKICVPHMRQEFGVMDAAIISNLNDLVRGRFNLLVPNPTTLKIVDPSVIDLIIVPGVAYDYSGNRLGMGAGYYDRFLPQAPQAILIGAVWSSHVTDKLPHTEYDIPVHYLLNEDKIVKCERGNL, from the coding sequence GTGAAAGAGTGCAATAATGAAAAAGAAAAGTTACGTGCTAAGTTACTTCTAAAAAGAAGTAACTTAGATAAAGACGTTATTGCTGCCCAAAGTGACAATATGGCGAAACAACTGCTTGTTTGGCCATATTATCAACAGGCACAAGTGATAATGGTATTTTTGTCCATGGCAGATGAACCGCAAATGTTGAAGGTTATTGAGGATGCCTGGTTACAAGGTAAAAAAATTTGTGTACCACATATGCGTCAAGAATTTGGTGTCATGGATGCTGCGATTATCAGTAATCTAAATGATTTGGTACGGGGACGTTTTAATTTATTGGTACCTAACCCTACTACCCTAAAAATAGTCGATCCAAGTGTGATTGATTTAATTATTGTGCCAGGAGTCGCGTATGATTACTCAGGTAATCGATTGGGAATGGGAGCAGGTTATTATGATCGATTTCTTCCCCAAGCTCCACAAGCAATATTAATTGGTGCAGTATGGTCGTCCCATGTTACAGATAAGCTTCCCCATACCGAATATGACATTCCAGTGCATTATTTATTGAATGAAGATAAAATTGTAAAATGTGAAAGAGGCAATTTATAA
- a CDS encoding PP2C family protein-serine/threonine phosphatase yields MEIKIGIAKMKKYAVEECGDSVEVAERPRGGISAILADGQGSGKAAKITSSLVINKAAALIADGARDGAVARAVHDYLYAIKDGKVSSTLTLLSADLDTQTVVFSRNSNCPVIVKHQFGMDIYDEEISSIGVHKRMKPLMYQIPLEMGMLLVSYTDGIQAAGRKRGKVMNFGMIEKIISENHAEDATFIAESILEYALALDDYRPGDDMTVVVMGISDKERVHNIQKMSVSFPC; encoded by the coding sequence ATGGAAATAAAGATAGGTATTGCTAAGATGAAAAAATATGCCGTAGAGGAATGCGGTGATAGTGTAGAGGTGGCAGAACGACCACGTGGTGGTATTTCTGCCATTTTGGCTGATGGACAGGGTAGCGGTAAAGCAGCTAAGATTACGAGCAGTTTGGTGATTAATAAGGCTGCGGCATTAATTGCTGATGGTGCAAGGGATGGAGCAGTTGCTAGGGCCGTACATGATTATCTGTATGCAATCAAGGATGGTAAAGTTTCTTCTACTCTTACCTTACTTTCTGCAGATTTGGATACGCAAACAGTGGTATTTAGTCGTAATTCAAACTGTCCAGTAATCGTCAAACATCAATTTGGTATGGATATTTATGATGAAGAAATTAGTTCCATTGGTGTACATAAGCGTATGAAACCTTTAATGTATCAGATACCGCTCGAAATGGGCATGCTTTTAGTATCTTACACTGATGGTATTCAAGCGGCAGGACGTAAACGTGGTAAAGTTATGAACTTTGGTATGATTGAAAAAATAATTTCCGAAAATCATGCCGAAGATGCAACGTTTATTGCGGAGAGTATTTTAGAATATGCTTTAGCATTAGATGATTATCGACCAGGAGATGATATGACTGTAGTAGTCATGGGCATATCAGATAAGGAAAGAGTGCATAATATACAAAAGATGAGTGTATCTTTTCCTTGTTAG